The proteins below come from a single Papaver somniferum cultivar HN1 chromosome 11, ASM357369v1, whole genome shotgun sequence genomic window:
- the LOC113321549 gene encoding uncharacterized protein LOC113321549, producing the protein MEVRHRRSARILALEASRICQGTEQERDKGKQIDYFEDSDSSQEFSTGKRRGGGSSKRKRKLRAVEDVAAAVIPVERVVNLTHEQIIAISSEGPPSNNDSNLSLPVTINRPAERRLFELIIDILEKRDKQKVFAQPVDPEEAEGYYEQIKVPMDFSTIKTKIHDGLYTSVDTFETDVMLIFTNAMHFNGEGTFYYKQAFAMYVLAHKVFYAVRNDRRNYEVVLAEIIPKPGRKPGSQNRAERSNGTNTGGARRGRPSLHGSSSLGRRTHSQKHQEKDSDVAEESRRNAKPWKDFISQEESIVSTVYDSSKQLVNVNQGGITYEESLRNYTKGMGERVQTVADRKLLLASQIGARNSLIAATASNQRSLNLQNNAVNMPKSQDFYNNFPSRSTTPSPAINFSTTLNVINNNPAFPTIPSRISTFGNPKSQNLFNSLSSLPVYQSLPTNFSGKSDSHGSFRGESSNQNQIQNSNIQMGSNFPTTGIRDFNLPLNGVENHSNGLAAVDSGKLCNSNPSPDLVSRLPEYVGRNNNISEDTSARFRAMMGANSKQASNGTHTSGARAAETRAINLPGPSYRVNPVPKWNQPSPAWQPLKNQGSTAPAPVNGNNVSLVGHGMEWGNQNLGSNSFGGENLIMSAPDPGTVGLAAMQPVLDWNRRNPVPYSSRDVKQLMEAQGAVHGINSAQASSSSHSLSTERQEMGPPAPSVFYGAKSAQSSSAPQWIQRNFSSHSLGGQRQSLNLAGVGYGVDLNQGGFPSEPNPECNQLKPFPQVIDMLDWQNPQAGVSSLNQEGSFQREFPVPEGALVGFCGRPTYGNQTELNTLPLLDQQQQPDLALQL; encoded by the exons ATGGAAGTCAGGCACAGGAGGAGTGCCAGAATCTTGGCACTAGAGGCTTCTAGGATTTGTCAAGGTACAGAACAAGAGAGAGACAAAGGAAAACAGATTGATTACTTCGAGGATTCAGATTCTAGTCAGGAATTTTCTACTGGgaaaagaagaggaggaggaagtaGTAAGAGGAAGAGGAAGCTAAGAGCAGTTGAAGATGTTGCAGCAGCAGTTATTCCTGTTGAAAGGGTAGTTAATCTTACCCATGAACAG ATAATTGCAATCTCATCTGAAGGTcctccaagcaataatg ATTCAAATTTGTCCTTGCCAGTTACAATCAATCGACCTGCTGAACGACGTCTATTCGAACTTATCATTGACATACTAGAAAA GCGCGATAAGCAGAAAGTATTTGCTCAGCCAGTTGACCCTGAG GAGGCGGAGGGGTATTATGAGCAAATTAAAGTACCAATGGATTTCAGCACCATTAAGACAAAGATTCATGATGGGCTGTATACATCTGTAGACACATTTGAG ACTGATGTAATGTTGATATTCACCAATGCGATGCATTTCAATGGGGAGGGTACCTTCTACTACAAGCAG GCTTTTGCCATGTATGTACTAGCACATAAGGTCTTTTATGCCGTGAGAAATGATCGAAGAAACTATGAAGTGGTACTGGCTGAGATAATACCGAAACCTGGCAGGAAACCAGGATCTCAAAATAGAGCAGAGAGATCAAATGGCACAAACACTGGTGGTGCTCGAAGGGGTAGGCCTTCCTTACATGGTTCTTCGAGTCTTGGAAGAAGAACCCACTCCCAAAAGCACCAGGAAAAAGATTCGG ATGTTGCAGAAGAAAGTCGCCGAAATGCCAAGCCCTGGAAGGATTTCATCAGTCAAGAAGAATCTATTGTTTCAACAGTTTATGACAGCTCAAAACAACTAGTGAAT GTGAACCAAGGAGGTATTACGTACGAGGAAAGTTTAAGGAACTACACGAAAGGTATGGGAGAAAGGGTTCAGACAGTTGCAGACCGGAAGTTACTGTTAGCATCTCAGATTGGTGCTCGGAATAGTCTGATTGCAGCAACAGCATCTAACCAACGAAGTTTGAATCTTCAAAACAATGCCGTGAACAtgccaaaatcgcaggatttctACAACAACTTCCCCAGTCGTTCGACCACACCCAGTCCTGCCATCAATTTTTCTACAACTCTCAATGTTATTAACAACAATCCAGCATTTCCAACTATACCGAGTCGAATCAGTACCTTCGGTAATCCAAAGTCCCAGAATTTGTTTAACAGCTTATCCAGTTTACCAGTATACCAGTCTCTTCCTACAAACTTCTCTGGAAAATCAGATTCTCACGGTTCTTTCAGAGGAGAAAGTAGCAATCAGAATCAGATTCAGAACTCCAATATTCAAATGGGTTCCAATTTCCCCACTACTGGTATTAGAGATTTTAATCTTCCATTGAATGGGGTGGAAAATCACAGCAATGGGCTGGCAGCAGTAGATTCTGGCAAGCTCTGCAACAGCAATCCATCACCTGACTTGGTTTCTAGACTCCCTGAATATGTAGGTAGAAATAATAACATATCTGAAGATACTTCGGCACGTTTCCGAGCCATGATGGGAGCTAATTCAAAGCAAGCCTCAAACGGCACACATACTTCAGGCGCACGAGCTGCAGAGACTCGAGCAATTAATCTACCAGGGCCAAGCTACAGAGTTAACCCAGTTCCAAAATGGAATCAACCTAGCCCTGCTTGGCAGCCTTTAAAGAATCAAGGCAGCACTGCACCAGCCCCTGTGAACGGAAATAATGTGTCTCTGGTAGGTCATGGAATGGAATGGGGCAACCAGAACTTGGGCTCAAACTCGTTTGGTGGAGAGAATCTTATAATGTCTGCACCAGATCCAGGCACTGTTGGTTTAGCTGCAATGCAACCAGTCTTGGACTGGAATAGACGAAATCCAGTTCCGTACTCTTCAAGGGATGTGAAGCAACTAATGGAAGCACAAGGTGCAGTACATGGAATCAACTCCGCTCAAGCAAGCTCCAGTTCACACTCTTTGAGCACAGAGAGACAGGAAATGGGACCACCAGCACCAAGTGTCTTCTATGGCGCAAAGTCTGCGCAGTCAAGTTCTGCCCCTCAGTGGATTCAACGCAACTTCAGTTCACATTCTTTGGGTGGGCAGCGTCAATCCCTGAACCTAGCTGGTGTAGGCTACGGAGTCGATTTGAATCAAGGAGGTTTTCCTTCTGAACCAAATCCAGAATGCAACCAACTGAAACCATTTCCTCAAGTTATTGACATGTTGGACTGGCAGAACCCGCAAGCTGGGGTAAGCTCATTGAACCAGGAGGGTAGTTTCCAGAGGGAGTTTCCAGTTCCAGAGGGAGCACTTGTTGGGTTCTGTGGGAGGCCAACATATGGTAACCAAACTGAATTGAATACCTTACCTTTGTTGGACCAACAACAACAGCCTGATTTAGCACTTCAGTTATGA